In Tachysurus fulvidraco isolate hzauxx_2018 chromosome 9, HZAU_PFXX_2.0, whole genome shotgun sequence, the sequence tcagagatcGTTTACGGACCACCACTAATGTTCTGGGTGACTCGATAGGTGCTGGTGTGGTGGAGTTTTTGTCTCGTCATGAACTTCAGGCAGCTGATGCTGAACTGGGGAACTCAGTTCTGGAGGAGagcgaaagaaagaaactgtccTATCATCCCGTCTCTCAAGAAAACGAGTGCGAGAACGACAAGATCCCCAACAAAGAGTCCAAGATGTAGCTAAACATCCAGAAGactctgaaacaaacaaaagtccTTACAGAGACCACAACACTTTCCCTTGGACAATGATGCATTATGGTTAACGTGGACTTGCCATTCAGTCAGGAatttagaattgttttttttttgtttgtttcttttagaATCACTGAATACTTATAAAATCATGAATAAACATAGaaagttacatttaaactgAGCCAGCATGCTAATATAAAGCATCAGCAAAATACATAACAACAACGCTAACAGAAGAGTCATAACCATGCTCCTGTTAGCTGACTCGCTAATCATTTAACTGCCCATACACACAGGTGTCAACCTTTTAGCAAGATGTAGCATGTCAGAATACTGCTTAAAGTGTTAACTAGCAGACCACAAGCTAGAATGTAAAGCTAATTTCTTTTAAGTAGTTACTGAAGCTAATTAGCATTTCTCAGTTTTATACACATTCACTATGTGTGTAATACTACTGAGATACCGCCATCTTTGACAGGTCACTAGCGACTTTAGCCTTTAGGAGTGTAGCTACACTAAACAGTTATGtgatgtaagtaagtaagtaagtaatgtAGCAGTAATGTAATGCAAGTAAATTACTTTAATGCTaagtatataaatgtgttatgcATTGCTAATTAAAGCTATCTGAATTTAGATGATGCATTATAGCATGCTAGCTGAGTTTAACTAAGCCCTTTTCTACTGTGTATTTCAAGATGTGATTGTATATGTTcacaaatcttttttaaaataaaacaaatcctcacaaaatgacagcaaaatcccagaatgcaatgcacAAACTGAGTTGGGTGAGATCATGTAACCACTGTCACTGTTCCTGTGTccctttaaaatttaaaaaaattatctcACTTATTccctatattttttttttgcctttactGCATAAAGATTAGATACTCCTAGGTTTTCAGGATTTTGAAGCTGTTGACCCTTTCTCTACAGTCCCTGTTAATGTCCTTACATCCTGAGATGAGCATGATCTCTGTCAATTTATCTGTAGATGTGATGACGGTGTTAATGCAATGAGCACATCCCCAGGGTGTATAAAAGCAGTGTAGTAGTGGGTTTTGCACATGGGCTTGTGGAGAGCTGGTGCTGAGCATGATGGTGGAAGTGAGGAGGAGACTGTTAGCGGTTTATGAGGAAGTCCTTTATCCAGGTGTAGATATGGAGACAGGTGTAGTGCAATTAGTCTgttgactaacacacacacacacacacacacacacacacacacacacacacacacacacacacacacacacacacacacacacacacacacacacacacacacacacacacattacattctCATGTTGATGACATCACATTAATTTAATCTATACCCACAATTTAATGAACATATTGTGAATAATAATGACcaataaaaatccaaaacaaattcCATTGATCAGAAATAAGATTTTGAATAAAACTGGTGTGAATTTCTGAGTTTCCCCTCAGTGATGCTCTCATCATGTGTGCGATCCAGCTGATTAAGCTCATTAAACCTGATCATTTCCTTCtgtccagtaaaaaaaaaattctctttcCACGAAAACGGCTGAAAAAAACGTCTGTTTTTTTGGGCCCAGAAAATGTTGTGTAATTGAACAGTGTTTCAGGTGCAGTAAATTTTAACACAGAGAAGTGGCGCCAGAGACTGTGAACGATGTCATCTCAGACTACAGACAGTCACTGGTCAAATCCCTCTCATATaactgtacatctgtctgtctgtctgttcctaTATCAGTCTGATTGACCATCCTGTCTGCAGAGATAAACCCCTGatcctcttaacacacacacacacacacacacacacacacacacacacacacacacacacacacacacacacacacacacacacacacacacacacctctacaggACGAGGTGTTGGTCGAGCAGCAGTGCAGTCTTCAGAACTAAAACTTTAGAACTCGGTGTCACGGGTGTAGAaatgatgagtgtgtgtcagacacgTGTGGTGCtgaggagtgtgttagtgtgtgtactggtgtgtgtgtttgatcaaaCAGTCTGTAAAAGACACACGATCAACAGGACAGGTGAGTGACCACACCGCTCGCAGTGAATCATGTTAATGACTAACCTAATCATTACGATTACTTTTACAGTATCATTTTACAGAATGATTTTACAGAATGATTTTACAGAATCAATTTACAGAACAATTTTACAGAATCATTTTGCAAAATCACTGCAGTTACACTGCATTGAACATTGTCTTGCTAAAAATCTTTTTCTGATTCACTTAATCAGATGATTGTCTAtactcctcttcttcttcttttggcttttcccttcaggggatGATTAAACAAAATCACTTAATAGTTTAGTATGTCGTTAAAACTTTTGATGAATTTTAATGAATCCTATAGCAAATAACTTCATTTGCCATTTGCCTGACTCGTAGTTTATCTATAGAATTattttcaatcatttttaatCGTTCAATCATTCTAGAATCCAGAACAATTTAGTAAAAGTTTTAGTTTTACAGTCACAAGCTtcaagcatttgtgtgtgtgtgtgtgtgtgtgtgtgtgtgtgtgtgtgtgtgtgtgtgtgtgtgtgtgtgtgtgtgtgtgtgtgtgtgtgtgtgtgtgtgtctgtgtgtgttacagatcgCCTGAGTGCACCTCCAGGTTTGGAGCTTCAGACAGTAAACTGCACCGCATTTAGAATTCAGTGGAAAATACCACAAAGACACAACACCATTACTGGATATAGggtatacacacatgcacagaagaCAAGACCCACAAGATAGGCCTGTGTCAAACAATTATCCACTCTGACAcctacagagtgtgtgtgtgtgtgtgtgtgtgtgtgtgtgtgtgtgtgtgtgtgtgtgtgtgtgtgtgtgtgtgtgtgtgtgtgtactgtatgtgttttgcAGGTATTCTATGCAGAGATGAGAGACGGTCATCCTTTCAGTCCCACCAGGACTCTAGACATTCCTTTGACTACACAAACACTcctcactgtacacacacacttttacacatatTCATTTTACTGTCTTTTTTCCCTCCACACACAGTTTATTCTGTATTAGAACATTGTAACAGTTTATTCTCTAATTATCACAGGGGCAATTTGCTAGACAGCCAAGTTTAGTGAGTAAAAATCATCACATCTCATTTCTCCTAATACCaaccataataaataaataaaccttcttaaaatatttatgtataaagcttgtgtgtgtgtgtgtgtgtgtgtgtgtgtgtgtgtgtgtgtgtgtgtgtgtgtgtgtgtgtgtgtgtgtaggatgtggTGATTGGAGGACTGAGTGTGGGAGCTCAGTACAGTGTTAGTGTGGCAGCGTATCATGAAACAGCACAGGGACGTCCCAGCATGCTGAGGGCTATTAGCACCGCCTCCCAGGGTAAACTTCCACTTTCACTGATCACTCAGTCCAGCCTCTTAATTAAAACTTATTAATCACAACTGTTCCCTCTTTGTCTgactatctctctctgtctctctcattctgtcgctctttctgtttctctctctgtctctctcattctgtcactctttctgtctctcttataCCCctttatctttctgtctgtatctccCTGTTTCTATTTTTCAGATGTGTGTATGCCCCCCTCCCCTCCCACTCAGCCTGTAGTGGTTGCCTTATCGGACACTGAACTGGCATTGTCATGGCACCAGGGTGAAAGTCAGGGTAGCTCACCTGTGCTTTATTTCCTGGTTGCATACATCAGGTAatctatgtgcatgtgtgttgtcTTTCTTTGTTCAAATGTTGTGTtgtaaaatgacagaatttttacatttttaaatttctgtGACATCAAAGGAAGCTCTAAGCCCCTTCCCTCTCTTCAGTCCATTTCCCCTCTGTGTAATTTGCTGTCAGAATTTTATTCAGCAAAGTAGTAGGGATGCAGAAGAATCCCAGACACACCGTAATAAAACCAGTCAATATCCAGCACACGAGCAATCTAAACATGGGGTGGTGCCAACATCctgttattatttgtttctgACTCGAGTTCTGATGATCAGGTGTCATTAGTTCCACACAGTGTTAAAGAACATATATAGACACAGAGTGTatagacatgtgtgtgtgtctgtctgtgtgtgtgtgacaggccAGAAATGGACTCTGAGTGGACCATCATCCATGAGCCTGTGGAGTCGAATTCAATGGTTTTGAAGGGTTTAATTCCTCAAACGAAGTATCAGTTCATCATCAGATCTGTAAACCAGCATGGTGTCAGTGACCCCAGTCCAGTCAACCCCCCCACCCGCACCCTTGGTAAGTTATGACCACCACACCACTGACCAGTCACTCAAAAACaatgaccacacacaccactgtctGATCACGCACTGTCGAAAGCATTATGAGAGAAATTAGAAGTGCAGCAATAAAGTGAGTGTCCATACTaagctaaaaacaaaaagacagcaGAAACATTTGGCACACATCGCACTTCATTCAGATGATCAGCAACTACAGGACTACATCACCTGCATGTGACAGTGATGCCTCCCCTTGACTTCTGTGCTTGGTTTGAGGTCCAGTACGACATGGACGGAGTGCTTTGTTTAATCATGCTTTATTTGAGTAGAACTCCACACAGAGGAAGTCATGGAAGTTTGCCAAACCTGATAAAAATCTTGGCAGCATGCTCAGGAACTGTGCAGAACAGGTAGTGGATCTTCagtgacatcttcaacatttccatgCTGTTATTCCTATATGCCTAAAGTCCACCAACATCGTTCCCATGCTGAAGAAGTTTTCTCTGTTCTGGTCGTTCTGTCGCACTCACAGCCatcgttatgaagtgctttgagaggctcattatgaggcacatcaagaccctgCTGCCACCTTCACTGGACCTGCTGCAGTTTGTGTATTGTCCCAACAGCTTCACAAACGATACCATTGTCTCCACCACCCTCCACCTGGCCCCCACACACTTGGACAGAATTGACATATGAATGCTGTTCATTCATTTCAGCATGCAAAAATGGTTGTGGAaatcaggagagcacagagtaACCACTTCCTTCTGAACTTTGATGGATcttagagatcatcaagagcaccaaattccttggAGTTCACCTTGTgaagaacttcacctggtcacttaaACTGAAACTACATTCTACAGatggaccattgagagcattctgagtaGGTGCATCACTAtctggtttgggaattgcacCATTTTGGATCGCAAGACCATGCAGCGGAtggtgaggacagctgagaagttCATCAGAGTCTCTCTTCACTCTATCACTGACATatacaccactcacacacactcttcatcccaCCTCTGTACCTACTGCGATCTGGGAAAAGGTACTGAAGAATTCGGGCCTCTTAACTaaactgtacacactcacacatacacacaattttatGTATCTGTCCTGTATTGTGTTGGTTGTCTGCACTAGGGTGTACGCTATACACATTATGTGTCTAGGACAACTTACTCTTTAGTTctatagtttagtttatttcagtgtgtactgtgtcagctgTAGATGGTTGATATACTGAATTATCATCAGATtgaacacatacaaacacctaCAGTGAGGAAGCTGAAATTGGGTTAAGACCCCCTCAGTAATTAGACAACAGATCAAGAccccaaagtgcacacacacacacactcactcacgcacacaaacaaatcCCTTCAGATTAAGAGGGTATCACTGTGTTCAGTGGAATTACACTGGGCTGAGCAGATGTCTAAGTCAGTGATGTAccagtgatacagtgataataataacatttacagtCTAATATCCGACTTCAGACAGCTGAGTGAACAGACATCACAACACTGTTCTGTCACTGTTAGaggtgctgttatagaaaaatactTAACATCACCTCATTAATCACAATCTACAATTTAACattcaaaaaaatgtttgtgtgtagcagGTCCAGGTGAAGCTGGCAGTGGTGATCAGGATCTCTACACTGATGATGTGGGGTTTGGTGTTGACTCAGATGATGATATCTTCATAGATGAGGTACGTGTGCTGAGACTTTTATTAATCAGACTTACAGTTTACTTACttttttgcaataaaaatgTGATTAATTTTAATCAGAGTGCTGGTGCTAGCACTGAATCACAGACTATAAGTACTGATAATCTACCTTTTATTCTCACTGTTTCCTCAAACATTGACAATTTTAAAGCTGATAGAAGAACCTATGAAGAACCTACACTTTCAACTGCGATCACCAAGCAGTGCTTCTGCTTACGGAGATGTCattaaaacaaagacatttcaCAACATACCTGTCTtaaaaaacacaccagaaaACACAACTCTCATACAAAACACATCTGAAAACACATCTGAACTTCAGAACAATTACATGTCAATCAATATAGTCTGGACATTAAACACCACCACTGCTGCACCTAGCACAGCGCCTCCCACTACCAGCCCCATGATCACACCCTGGAAAGGGGTGGAGCCTCGTGTGTATGATGTGTCATGTGATGAGACGATCTGCCCCCCCAACAGTTTCTGCAGTAACGACTACGACATCGGTGGATCACGATGTCACTGCAACCTCGGTCTCCATGGAGACCACTGCTCCGAAGGTGACATGTTAGCGTATAACAACTTTTATCAGTGTATCATCCAGGGGAtcctgatattattattattattattattattattattattattattattattatgtttttaaattttttttagttactgCGTGTATACTGCCTCTGTACCAGTTAGTTCTGTTTTATAGTTACACTACTATCTAAAGGaaaaaagtgtacatttttCATTGGATGATGTGAAAAGAGAAACAGCACACTGCCTTTACACTGAGCCCAGgatacacacctgtgtgtgtctgtgtgtatttcgGTGCGACACTAACGTGTATTTCATGTAGGTGTGTCAATCCGGTTTCCAAGGTTTTATGGATTTTCTCACATGACATTTGAACCCCTAAAGAACTCGTACCAGATCTTCCATATCACTCTGGAGTTCAAGGTcaaaccttctctctctctctctctctctctctctctctctctctctctctctctctctctctctctctctctctctctcacatagcACATACAATAATTCATTTGGAATGTCCACAACTAAAATTATGTTTTACTAAAAGAACTGTGTTTCTGTGCCAGGCGGACTCTGAGGATGGTTTGCTCTTGTACTGTGGAGAGAATGAACTTGGTCGAGGAGATTTCATGTCTCTTTCTCTGGTGCGCAGGAAACTTAATTACAGGTCACTTTCTCTACACCTCTACTAACACACCAACACCTCCTCTAACATTCCAATACATCCATTAACACACCAACATTTCCATTAACACACCAACACCTCCTATAACACTCCAATACATCCATTAACACACCAACACCTCCATTAACACACCAACACCTCCTCTAACACTCCAACACATCTATTAACACTCCAAAACCTCCTCTAACACTCCAACACATCCATTAACACACCAGCACCTCCTCTAACACTCCAACACATCCATTAACACACTAACAccttcactaacacactccaaCACCTCCATTAACACACCAACACCTCCAATAACACACCAACATTTGTTAATACATTTGTGTGTTCAGGTTTAACTGTGGCACAGGGGCAGGGCAGATCATCAGTGACAGCTCtgttgtgattggtcagtggcACACAGTCACTCTTTTCCGAGACGGAGTTAATGGCTGGCTACGACTCGACAATGACACCCCTGTGTTTGGACACTCACTGgtaactcacactcacacacacacacacacacacacacacacacacacacacacacacacacacacacacacacacacacacacacaatacttaAATTCAATTTGATTGAACATACTCGAGCAactgaataaaaaattataagtTTAtaagtttatgtgtgtgtatgtatgtatgtatgtgcgtgtgtgtgtgtgtgtgtgtgtgtgtgtgtgtgtgtgtgtgtgtgtgtgtgtgtgtgtgttacagggtcACTACACCAAAATAACGTTCCGTACTTCTCTGTTTGTGGGCGGGGCTCCTAGTGTTTACTGGCTTGTGAAGACAGTGGGAACCAATCAGGGTTTTCGAGGTTGTGTTCAGAGCCTGTCAATCAATGGCAGATACACTGATCTGAGACCTTGGCCTCAGGGATATGCCCTCAGTGGAGCAGACATTGGTGAGAtgcacacacccaaacacacacaatgttaggCAGTGTAGAAGCATGTGGaagtaagtgtatgtgtgtgttacaggtgagTGCAGTACCCGTGTGTGTGACAAGGTGGTGTGTGAGCACAATGGAGTGTGTTTCCCGACTCGTGCAGACAACTACACCTGCCTCTGTCCTCTGGGATACAGAGGAGTTCACTGTGAGGAGAGTgagtcttttacacacacacacacacacacacacacacacacacacacacacacacacacacacacacacacacacacacacacacacacacacactcacacagaaacacacacacacacacagactgacccACATCCTCTGTGTGACAGGCTTCGTGCTGTCTCTGCCTCGCTTCAGCGAGAGTGTGCAGTCATATGCCAGTGCCCCTTGGCCTCAGCACCCACAGTCCTATCTTTCCTTCATGGAGTTTCACATTACCTTCAAACCTACCAGTCAGGATGGGACTCTGCTCTACAGTCATGATGAGTACAGTCGTGACTTCCTGTCCATTGTTCTGGTGGGTGGTTTTCTGGAGTTCCACTTCGACTGTGGCTCTGGAGCTGCCAACATCAGGTCAGTGTGTCTGCTGTTTCTCTAACGTGAACACCTCCATGTGGCTGTTTGTGAAGTACACATTATATCCTCACTGGATTAACTCCATGCTCAATATGACACTTTATCTGTGATTTTGTGTCTGAGTCCATCATGTTGtcattttttacaacattgGCAATCTTTAAAATGTAGAACAATTAAATATAGACATTTACATGACTTTAAATGTCAGAGAATTAACACTTCTGAATGATCAAGTGTAGACACACCCCATAGAACACACAACTATCGTTATGATCCCATGAATCAAAGCATTCTCCAACTGCGTTACtgaacatacacagacacatcctGAACACTCCACCTTTCAATACTTAATACAATAGACTTTACCGCTCAGGTGTTGCAGTCACTCCATCACCTGTGTAGAGAAGGAGGAGACAGAGGTATAAAACCCAAACTAAAGACACACACCATCtcactaagtgtgtgtgtgtgtgtgtgtgtgtgtgtgtgtgtgtgtgtgtgtgtgtgtgtgtgtgtgtgtgtgtgtgtgtgtgtgtgtgtgtgtgtgtgtgcgcgtgtttgttTCAGGAGTGAGCAGCCTGTCAGTTTGAACATGTGGCATGATTTAAGAGTTTCTCGTACTGCTAAAAGTGGAATGCTGCAGGTGGACAATCAGCGGCCAGTAGAGGGCAGTGCTGAGGTAAACTgtaatcactgtgtgtgtgtgtgtgtgtgtgtgtgtgtgtgtgtgtgtgtgtgtgtgtgtgtgtgtgtgtgtgtgtgtgtgtgtgtgtgtgtgtgtgttcattatgaCTGTATTACTCATTGCATACTGATCATGTGAAATAAGTAATATTCAggaatttttatgatttttatgattatgttttgctttaaacatttaaaataagatttttctGAATGTTATTGCATCAAGCTTTAAGATGTCTTAGAATTATTAattagtttgtgtatgtgtgtgtagggagcaTTTACTCAGATTAAATGCAGTTCCCCTCTCTATATCGGTGGGGTTCCTGATTACGACTCCACAAAAATAGGTGCTGGAGTAATCAGACCATTCAGTGGAGACATTCAgagggtatacacacacacacacacacacacacacacacacacacacacacacactcacacatacacacgcatgtacaaacacatgcatagacacagatacacaaacacacacacgcacacacacatgcacacacacatacatatgcacacatacacacatacatacatacacacatacatacatacatacatacatacatacatacatacatacacacacacacacacacacacacacacacacacacacacacacacacacacacacacacacacacacacacactttttatgactccacacattttattttatcattcatGTTCTGTTTTACGTTTATTAGAAGGTCattatttcagctttttttattAGATCAGATTTTCAGTGTCAGAATTTCCCGTTCCTCCTAACAGAACTGCTGTAACTGTCAGGTTTGTGGGTCCAGAAACCTTTTTCAGTCTAGAGATCTGTGGGATCCAGTCTGTGGGGTTTAGCTCAAGTCTGTTGCTGATTAATTCAATACTTTCACTTTGATGTCTGTATGGCATTTTCTTACAACATTGGGCTGTATCTCTAATGAGTCAGAGGATAGATACCAAGTCACTGAATATTAATAGAGTGGTTATGCTACATGCACAGGGCAGAAAAAGCAATGTATCAGTGTCTGCATCCAGATTTTTGAGAAGGCAGGTTGAAAACCTCTCGAGTGACTTGGCAGTGCCTTCACTATCTTTTTGTATCTGTTCCTTGTTTGTGAAGAGCAAGGAACTCAACATTTTGGATCGTTCTTTTGCCATATTTTTATCATGCAGTCAAACATGACACTTGAGAAATCCTGAGCCAGTTCAGGTATATCATGTGTTCTAGCTCAAACACACCTGTGCCACTAATGAATCCCTTGAAGTCAGTTGAACCTGATTTGCAGTGGGTGATGAAAAATTAGAAttcatgttttcttgtttgtttataaaaatgtttctgtgtgCTATATTATCCCCAGCATAGTTTTAGAATTTTGGTTCCTTCAGTCTGTGTCTAGGTGGACCAGCACTGATGTATTCATTCAGATGTCAAGGCCCTTTGTACGTCACTAGGGATAAGGGCCTCTGTAAAAGCTCTTTTTTGATGTTTTGAAATTCAGTCAGTAGTTTCAtgatggtgtgtctgtgtgagatttATGTCAAAAGTCCAGTTTTGTTGCTGTAATTCTACTTCAGTATAGATCAGATTCCATACCACTCGATTTCATGTAGGTCACACATCCTTCCTGCATGTAGATCACACTGAATGACCGTGAGGTTGCTGTGGTGACGGGTCATGTGGTGGGCGTTAATGTTATGAACACGCCCCACCCATGCGTGGAGAACCCATGTGCTAATGGAGGAACCTGCAGAGCCAAACGAGATGAGTACGAGTGTGACTGTACACTGGGGTATGATGGAAAACACTGTCagaaaggtacacacacacacacacacacacacacacacacacacacacacacacacacacacacacacacacacacacacacacatacacattattaCAAGTCAGTAAGCCAATATGACCAGTCAGGTTATTTAGTCATTGTACTACTCACAATTACAtcagattaaattaaattaaataaataaaaaaaaccctaggTGGTAGGGTTGAGGGGGCTTTAACAAGCAGTCAGTGGACAGATATTAGCTAGCTctgatgttcattcattcattcattttctaccgctgtATCCGAACTTTGctggtcatggggagcctgtgcctatctcaggtgtctttgggcatgaaggcaggatacaccctggatggagtgccaacccatcgcagggcacacaaactctcattcactcacacactcacacactgcacaattAGCTCTgatgttaattatatataaactgtCGATCATCCTCCTTTTGCTCTGCATCCTGGTCATCTCAAGCAATTAGCCCATCCAAGTGCTGTTGTAAACCCTGACCAGTCATGCCCCAGTAGTGGCACTGGGAGGTTGGGAATTAACACTTCCAGCAGTGGCCACTCTGCTGTGGGCCTGTGAGTGTGGACCTGTGAGGTGTTGCTGTATGGGGAAGGATGCCTGGCTGTGCGATGGTCATGGTGCTCACGGAATACAGCAGGGCAGTGATTGGCTTGCCATGACTTTATTTAAGGTGCCCAAGGGGAACATATGTGTGGAGTCCACTGCCCCCTAGCCAGGATTTCTTGGCTTGTTTGTTGGCTCTATGGGTCCCAAGGTAGGGCGGTGCTCAGTCTCCACCTCTTTCTCCATGCTTTCTCCAACTTGGCCACAGCGCAGTCCAGGGTGTGGAGCAGGGCTTGGGGGCTTGTGGTACTTTTAAGGCCTACGGCTTTCCGCTCCTCAGTGTGATCAAGCTTTGATCAGGGATTGAGTATTTCCAATGATGGAGCTTACTTGCCGCATTTAGGGGAGATAGGCTGCAGAATCTCAGCCCATACTTGGTCGTAATTGAGGGCCTCCTCAGGGAGCTGGGCCTCCTCTGTAAGCAGTGGGGAAAGAAGGTCAGCCCACCACTCACATTGTCAATCCGGCGTTTCTGGTGAGACAGACGAAAAGAAGTCAACTGTGGTTAGGCTTCTGCATACTCTTTAAACCAAACTGTCAAAAGATACTGTTACTATTCTGAAACAATGTTTTGTGGGAATAGCGAAATTTGTTAAAATGACTATCATCCTAATTTAGAGCATAAACATTAGCTAATGCTCTAAATTAGGATGATagtcctttttttaaaacaaattttctgaTACTTTCTGATAAGTATGGATATACATCCTCAAATTTTGTAGGTGATACAACCTGTCATGTTTAGATCCTTTTAATCACAGCTCGCTCAAAACAGTGTCACTGTTGAAATCCTACATCAAgttattctttcttttcaccAGTCCATAAATGTTATTCCTGGATAGAC encodes:
- the LOC113637400 gene encoding pikachurin isoform X1 — its product is MSINIVWTLNTTTAAPSTAPPTTSPMITPWKGVEPRVYDVSCDETICPPNSFCSNDYDIGGSRCHCNLGLHGDHCSEGVSIRFPRFYGFSHMTFEPLKNSYQIFHITLEFKADSEDGLLLYCGENELGRGDFMSLSLVRRKLNYRFNCGTGAGQIISDSSVVIGQWHTVTLFRDGVNGWLRLDNDTPVFGHSLGHYTKITFRTSLFVGGAPSVYWLVKTVGTNQGFRGCVQSLSINGRYTDLRPWPQGYALSGADIGECSTRVCDKVVCEHNGVCFPTRADNYTCLCPLGYRGVHCEESFVLSLPRFSESVQSYASAPWPQHPQSYLSFMEFHITFKPTSQDGTLLYSHDEYSRDFLSIVLVGGFLEFHFDCGSGAANIRSEQPVSLNMWHDLRVSRTAKSGMLQVDNQRPVEGSAEGAFTQIKCSSPLYIGGVPDYDSTKIGAGVIRPFSGDIQRITLNDREVAVVTGHVVGVNVMNTPHPCVENPCANGGTCRAKRDEYECDCTLGYDGKHCQKECGNYCFNSVTEAIEIPQFMGRSYLTYDSQEILQRLSGSRTSVFLRFKSFSKDGLLLWIGENLSQTHTDYLSIGLQDGALTFSYDLGSGAVFVVVNGTFSDGKWHRVKAVREGQSGKLTVDDYGSELGRSPGKMRQLNLNGELYIGGMKEIALHSTRQYLAGLVGCVSHFTLSSDYHVSLVEDAANGKNINTCSN
- the LOC113637400 gene encoding pikachurin isoform X2, with protein sequence MSINIVWTLNTTTAAPSTAPPTTSPMITPWKGVEPRVYDVSCDETICPPNSFCSNDYDIGGSRCHCNLGLHGDHCSEGVSIRFPRFYGFSHMTFEPLKNSYQIFHITLEFKADSEDGLLLYCGENELGRGDFMSLSLVRRKLNYRFNCGTGAGQIISDSSVVIGQWHTVTLFRDGVNGWLRLDNDTPVFGHSLGHYTKITFRTSLFVGGAPSVYWLVKTVGTNQGFRGCVQSLSINGRYTDLRPWPQGYALSGADIGECSTRVCDKVVCEHNGVCFPTRADNYTCLCPLGYRGVHCEESFVLSLPRFSESVQSYASAPWPQHPQSYLSFMEFHITFKPTSQDGTLLYSHDEYSRDFLSIVLVGGFLEFHFDCGSGAANIRSEQPVSLNMWHDLRVSRTAKSGMLQVDNQRPVEGSAEGAFTQIKCSSPLYIGGVPDYDSTKIGAGVIRPFSGDIQRITLNDREVAVVTGHVVGVNVMNTPHPCVENPCANGGTCRAKRDEYECDCTLGYDGKHCQKAVTEAIEIPQFMGRSYLTYDSQEILQRLSGSRTSVFLRFKSFSKDGLLLWIGENLSQTHTDYLSIGLQDGALTFSYDLGSGAVFVVVNGTFSDGKWHRVKAVREGQSGKLTVDDYGSELGRSPGKMRQLNLNGELYIGGMKEIALHSTRQYLAGLVGCVSHFTLSSDYHVSLVEDAANGKNINTCSN